The following are encoded in a window of Synergistaceae bacterium genomic DNA:
- the tuf gene encoding elongation factor Tu (EF-Tu; promotes GTP-dependent binding of aminoacyl-tRNA to the A-site of ribosomes during protein biosynthesis; when the tRNA anticodon matches the mRNA codon, GTP hydrolysis results; the inactive EF-Tu-GDP leaves the ribosome and release of GDP is promoted by elongation factor Ts; many prokaryotes have two copies of the gene encoding EF-Tu) — protein ERGQVLAKPNSTQSHTRFKAEVYVLKKEEGGRHTPFFAGYKPQFYFRTTDVTGGIKLPEGVEMVLPGDNATFEVELIVPIAMDQGLRFAVREGGHTVGAGVVTEIIE, from the coding sequence CGAGCGCGGTCAGGTATTGGCCAAGCCCAACTCCACCCAGTCCCACACCAGGTTCAAGGCGGAGGTCTACGTGTTGAAGAAGGAGGAGGGCGGTCGTCACACCCCGTTCTTCGCCGGCTACAAGCCTCAGTTCTACTTCCGTACGACGGACGTCACGGGTGGTATCAAGCTTCCCGAGGGAGTCGAGATGGTGCTTCCGGGCGACAACGCCACCTTCGAGGTCGAGCTGATAGTTCCGATCGCCATGGACCAGGGTCTCAGGTTCGCGGTTCGCGAGGGCGGCCACACGGTCGGCGCGGGCGTCGTCACCGAGATTATAGAGTAG
- the rpsS gene encoding 30S ribosomal protein S19, whose translation MARSRKKGPYVDQKLLRRIEDMNEGAPKRVMKTWSRRSTIVPAMIGHTIAVHNGRIHIPIYISENMVGHKLGEFSPTRKFGGHAGQERSSRVR comes from the coding sequence ATGGCTCGTTCCAGGAAGAAGGGGCCGTATGTGGATCAGAAGCTGCTCCGCAGGATAGAGGACATGAACGAAGGAGCGCCTAAGAGGGTCATGAAGACCTGGTCCCGCAGATCGACGATCGTCCCGGCCATGATAGGCCACACGATCGCGGTCCACAACGGACGAATCCACATCCCCATCTACATAAGCGAAAATATGGTCGGACACAAGCTCGGAGAGTTCTCCCCAACCCGCAAGTTCGGTGGACATGCGGGGCAGGAGCGCTCCTCGAGGGTGAGGTAG
- the rpsJ gene encoding 30S ribosomal protein S10 codes for MAKKIRIRLKAFDHRVLDNSASQIAETADRSGAKVSGPIPLPTEINKVTILKSPHKDKDAREQFETRTHKRLIDIINPTQKTMDALMQLNLPSGVDIQIKL; via the coding sequence TTGGCAAAAAAAATCCGCATCCGTTTGAAGGCGTTCGATCACAGGGTGCTCGACAACTCCGCGTCTCAGATAGCCGAGACGGCTGACAGGAGCGGCGCGAAGGTGTCCGGCCCGATACCCCTTCCCACGGAGATAAACAAGGTGACTATTCTGAAGTCCCCTCACAAGGACAAGGACGCGCGGGAGCAGTTCGAGACGCGCACACATAAGCGCCTGATCGACATAATCAATCCGACGCAGAAGACGATGGACGCGCTTATGCAGCTGAACCTTCCTTCTGGAGTGGATATCCAGATCAAACTGTAG
- the rplB gene encoding 50S ribosomal protein L2, whose amino-acid sequence MAIKKFKPYTPGRRFMAIEKKDDLSKKDPERSLLSPIKKSGGRNNRGRITMRHRGGGAKRRYRIIDFKRNKLSVPGVVAAIEYDPNRNARIALINYVDGDKRYIIAPKGISVGDTITAGPEADIRPGNALKLKDIPVGTTIHNIELIPGRGAQLVRAAGTSAQLMAKEGKYAFIRMPSGELRLILQECMSTIGQVGNEDYESITFGKAGKTRWHGRRPKVRGVVMNPVDHPLGGGEGRSKSNKHPVSPWGTPAKGYRTRKKKPSDKMIVRRRYEK is encoded by the coding sequence ATGGCTATCAAGAAATTCAAGCCCTACACTCCTGGTCGCAGGTTCATGGCCATAGAGAAGAAGGACGATCTCTCGAAGAAGGATCCGGAGCGCTCCCTTCTGTCGCCCATCAAGAAGTCGGGGGGCAGGAACAACCGCGGCAGGATCACGATGCGCCACAGGGGCGGCGGGGCGAAAAGGCGCTACAGGATAATAGACTTCAAGAGAAACAAGCTCTCCGTCCCGGGAGTCGTAGCGGCGATCGAGTACGATCCCAACAGGAACGCCAGGATTGCCCTGATCAACTACGTGGACGGCGATAAGCGCTATATCATAGCGCCGAAGGGCATATCCGTCGGCGACACGATAACCGCCGGTCCCGAGGCCGACATCAGGCCCGGCAACGCGTTGAAGCTGAAGGACATACCCGTCGGTACGACCATCCACAATATAGAGCTCATACCCGGAAGGGGAGCTCAACTCGTGAGGGCGGCGGGTACGTCGGCCCAGCTGATGGCCAAGGAGGGCAAGTATGCCTTCATCCGCATGCCGAGCGGGGAGCTGCGCCTGATCCTGCAGGAGTGCATGAGCACCATAGGGCAGGTCGGCAACGAGGACTACGAGAGCATCACCTTCGGGAAGGCCGGCAAGACCCGCTGGCACGGAAGACGCCCCAAGGTGCGCGGCGTGGTCATGAACCCCGTCGACCACCCTCTCGGTGGCGGCGAGGGCAGGAGCAAGTCGAACAAACACCCGGTATCCCCGTGGGGAACTCCCGCGAAGGGGTACCGCACCAGGAAGAAGAAGCCGTCCGACAAGATGATCGTGCGGCGTCGGTACGAAAAGTAA
- the rplV gene encoding 50S ribosomal protein L22 yields MEAKAVARQVRISPDKVRRVLTLIRGKDVGEAMNTLRYSPQKAAKIIGKVLQSAVANAEHNYGMDTDRLRIVAAMADQGPVMKRFRPVSMGRAHPYRHRTSHVTVIVAER; encoded by the coding sequence ATGGAAGCAAAAGCCGTTGCCCGGCAGGTGAGGATATCACCGGACAAGGTGCGCCGCGTGCTGACCCTGATCCGCGGGAAGGACGTCGGAGAGGCGATGAACACCCTCCGATACAGCCCGCAGAAGGCCGCGAAGATAATAGGCAAGGTGCTGCAGAGCGCGGTTGCCAACGCGGAGCACAACTACGGCATGGATACGGACAGGCTGCGCATTGTGGCAGCGATGGCGGACCAGGGTCCGGTGATGAAGCGTTTTCGCCCGGTCTCCATGGGAAGGGCTCACCCCTACCGCCACCGTACGAGTCACGTGACTGTCATAGTCGCTGAACGGTAA
- the rplC gene encoding 50S ribosomal protein L3, whose translation MSIGILGKKLGMTQIYNENGQAVPVTIIQAGPCPVVDIKTPDRDGYSALVLGFGDQNPRRLNRSKSGLFEKAGIEPKRTLREFRVDSLDEYSIGQEINVTLFEEGEIVDVSGISKGKGFAGVMKRHGYGGSHASHGASLVHRHAGSIGASAYPGKVFKGKKMAGRMGNEKVTVKNLMVVAVDSDNNLILVKGAVPGARNGLLTLLKKG comes from the coding sequence GTGAGCATAGGAATTCTGGGTAAAAAGCTTGGCATGACCCAGATTTACAACGAGAACGGACAGGCGGTTCCCGTCACGATAATTCAGGCCGGCCCGTGCCCGGTGGTGGATATTAAGACACCGGACAGGGACGGTTACAGCGCCCTCGTCCTCGGCTTCGGCGATCAGAATCCGAGGAGGCTCAACAGGTCGAAGAGCGGCCTGTTCGAGAAGGCCGGGATCGAGCCCAAGAGGACCCTGCGTGAGTTCAGAGTGGATTCGCTCGACGAGTATTCGATCGGCCAGGAGATAAACGTCACCCTCTTCGAGGAGGGCGAGATAGTTGACGTCTCCGGTATCAGCAAGGGCAAGGGCTTTGCAGGAGTTATGAAGAGGCACGGTTACGGAGGTTCCCATGCGAGCCACGGTGCATCCCTGGTGCACAGGCACGCGGGCTCCATCGGCGCCAGCGCCTACCCCGGCAAGGTCTTCAAGGGCAAGAAGATGGCCGGCAGAATGGGCAACGAGAAGGTCACGGTTAAGAACCTCATGGTCGTTGCCGTGGACTCCGACAATAACCTCATTCTTGTCAAGGGCGCGGTGCCGGGAGCTAGGAACGGCCTGCTCACCCTTCTCAAGAAGGGCTAG
- the rpsC gene encoding 30S ribosomal protein S3, giving the protein MGQKVHPIGFRLGVASEWESKWYAGGKDYAKNIHEDIKLQKYIEQKWSNAGISRIEIERVGHVIRFTIWTSRPGVVIGRGGQEIQAMKDELQEMTGAKIMINVQEIKNPDVESKLVAASVASALERRVSFRRAMKQSIFRAMKSGAKGIKISCAGRLGGAEIARTEWYNEGQLPLSTIRADIDYGFAEAKTMYGIIGVKVWIFRDRENERPMQTGRPGRGPRQDRSRQSRGSGRG; this is encoded by the coding sequence ATGGGACAGAAAGTTCACCCAATCGGTTTTAGGCTTGGAGTGGCCAGCGAGTGGGAGTCCAAGTGGTACGCGGGCGGCAAGGACTACGCCAAGAATATCCACGAGGACATCAAACTCCAGAAGTACATAGAGCAGAAGTGGAGTAACGCGGGAATATCCCGCATAGAGATTGAGAGAGTCGGGCATGTCATCCGCTTCACGATTTGGACCTCCCGGCCGGGTGTAGTCATAGGACGCGGCGGGCAGGAGATCCAGGCCATGAAGGACGAGCTCCAGGAGATGACCGGAGCGAAGATCATGATCAACGTCCAGGAGATCAAGAACCCGGACGTGGAGTCCAAGCTGGTCGCTGCGAGCGTCGCCTCGGCCCTCGAGAGAAGGGTCTCCTTCCGCCGGGCCATGAAGCAGTCGATCTTCCGTGCCATGAAGTCGGGAGCGAAGGGGATCAAGATCTCCTGTGCTGGACGCCTCGGAGGGGCGGAGATCGCCCGCACCGAGTGGTACAACGAGGGACAGCTGCCCCTATCGACGATCAGGGCGGACATCGACTACGGCTTCGCCGAGGCGAAGACCATGTATGGCATTATCGGAGTCAAGGTCTGGATCTTCCGCGACAGGGAGAACGAGCGCCCCATGCAGACCGGGAGACCGGGCAGGGGGCCGCGCCAGGACAGGTCCAGGCAGAGCCGCGGCTCCGGGAGGGGGTAG
- the rplD gene encoding 50S ribosomal protein L4, with product MPTIKLVNFQGETVGEVQLSDSVFAIPVHIPAMHQVVVAQLANARQGTHSTKMRGEVRGGGRKPWRQKKTGRARHGSRRSPLWKGGGVAHAPKPRDYSQKVNKKVRRLAIKSALSLKVRDDLMTLVDSFDLDRPSTRGMIEFFDAVNARKPLIVLPEGNETVVKSARNVPGAKVINVRNINVYDLLNAGTLITTPEVVSRLEEVYAG from the coding sequence ATGCCTACCATAAAACTGGTCAACTTCCAGGGAGAGACTGTGGGAGAGGTTCAGCTGTCCGACAGCGTCTTCGCGATACCAGTGCACATCCCGGCGATGCACCAGGTGGTGGTCGCCCAGCTCGCCAATGCGAGACAGGGAACTCACTCCACCAAGATGCGCGGCGAGGTCCGGGGCGGCGGAAGAAAGCCCTGGAGACAGAAGAAGACCGGGCGAGCACGTCACGGTAGCAGGCGCTCCCCGCTCTGGAAGGGCGGCGGAGTTGCGCACGCGCCCAAGCCAAGGGACTACAGTCAGAAGGTCAACAAGAAGGTGAGGCGACTCGCGATAAAGAGCGCCCTCTCCCTGAAGGTCAGGGACGACCTGATGACACTGGTGGACTCTTTCGATCTCGACAGGCCCTCGACCAGGGGGATGATCGAGTTCTTCGACGCGGTGAACGCCCGGAAGCCGCTGATCGTGCTTCCCGAGGGGAACGAGACGGTCGTCAAGTCCGCTCGCAACGTCCCGGGCGCCAAGGTGATAAACGTAAGGAACATCAACGTATACGACCTGCTCAACGCCGGAACCCTGATAACCACGCCGGAGGTCGTATCCAGGCTCGAGGAGGTGTATGCCGGATGA
- the rplW gene encoding 50S ribosomal protein L23, translating into MNLVAHDIIIRPIITEKSSGLMELNKYTFEVHRSVNKIQVRKAVEEVFKVKVTGVHIINVRAKPKRMGVFVGRTRSWKKAIVSLAPGERIEFFEGASV; encoded by the coding sequence ATGAACCTCGTTGCTCACGATATAATAATAAGGCCGATAATCACCGAGAAGAGCAGCGGCCTCATGGAGCTGAACAAGTACACCTTCGAGGTTCACAGGTCGGTGAACAAGATCCAGGTTCGCAAGGCGGTCGAGGAGGTCTTCAAGGTCAAGGTGACGGGCGTTCATATCATCAACGTCCGCGCCAAGCCGAAGAGGATGGGGGTCTTCGTAGGGAGGACCCGCTCCTGGAAAAAAGCGATAGTCAGCCTTGCTCCCGGAGAGCGCATCGAGTTCTTCGAAGGCGCGAGCGTTTAG